The following coding sequences lie in one Eriocheir sinensis breed Jianghai 21 chromosome 19, ASM2467909v1, whole genome shotgun sequence genomic window:
- the LOC127000514 gene encoding uncharacterized protein LOC127000514 — translation MPPYNNTLPEFNNRYGIKPEFFNYTPFYVGITFCTIIGIVLIMVNWICSCCHEHSKYWNDPDTGNRFASLIFVRKAKQRPLDALY, via the exons ATGCCACCCTACAACAACACGCTGCCTGAGTTCAACAATCGGTACGGCATCAAGCCAGAGTTCTTCAACTACACTCCCTTCTACGTGGGCATCACCTTCTGCACCATCATTGGCATTGTCCTGATTATg GTCAACTGGATCTGCAGCTGCTGCCACGAACACTCCAAGTACTGGAACGACCCTGACACAGGGAACCGCTTCGCCTCCCTCATCTTTGTGCGCAAGGCCAAGCAGCGGCCCCTCGACGCCCTCTACTAG
- the LOC127000512 gene encoding uncharacterized protein LOC127000512, with protein sequence MLRTATLSVCRAWGGVSLRAPAATITTSTRVDHFVSETSFTLAEPADEQALMWRFPADDRTQAMMVSVEHGLSQTSTITLNSKAPITPDLMEAALGHVYDKIASLRLCLRQRQGQLWLADMPQRKLDFQVVSGTDFEEEHAAIEKSPFNLHEGPLWKARLMPCPADAPCAFPEVKAAFPHHCHLFVSANHAFSDGVVMITMKNLLLGILDSLLEGSPVDTTPVGELRDSVEVREEEKRIKAELESDPERLTEALRKLSMSKHLPLLMEAYGVPNEAHEANQSTKYLQPVLLDNQMIEKIAAKSRSIGATLNSCFIAALNVSMMELAREGGLERDVYNLSTRHPVDSRRLMKGVKSLPLGFHAMPISQYTSTPRDVKKDFWQYLQRLDTELREKLSKNYMCEQRVLEAMLKAQGFTLEATSSQSPPVYDCDYIFSNLYSPKASPQQGVGKNVQITMEGNYMSVQSEKIAVGQALFSSRGKARLQAAYSTAAITRSVAERILQKNVAMLHDISRMVD encoded by the exons atGCTTCGTACAGCGACGCTCAGTGTGTGCCGGGCGTGGGGCGGCGTCTCCCTGAGGGcgcccgccgccaccatcaccacgagcACGCGCGTCGATCACTTCGTCTCCGAGACCTCGTTCACCCTCGCCGAGCCCGCCGA CGAGCAGGCTTTGATGTGGAGGTTCCCGGCGGACGACAGGACGCAGGCCATGATGGTGAGTGTGGAGCACGGCCTGAGCCAGACCAGCACCATCACCCTCAACTCCAAGGCGCCCATCACCCCTGACCTGATGGAGGCGGCGCTCGGCCACGTCTAcga CAAGATCGCGTCACTCAGACTGTGCCTCCGACAGCGTCAAGGGCAGCTGTGGCTCGCTGACATGCCGCAACGCAAGCTGGATTTTCAG GTGGTAAGCGGAACAGACTTTGAGGAGGAACATGCCGCCATAGAAAAATCACCGTTCAACCTCCACGAGGGGCCGCTGTGGAAAGCTCGGCTCATGCCGTGCCCTGCCGACGCTCCTTGTGCTTTCCCCGAGGTGAAGGCAGCCTTCCCACATCACTGTCACCTCTTCGTATCCGCCAACCACGCATTCAGTGACGGCGTGGTAATGATAACAATGAAGAATCTACTTCTCGGCATCCTCGACAGCCTCCTCGAGGGCTCGCCCGTAGACACCACGCCGGTCGGGGAGCTCCGTGACAGCGTGGAggtcagagaagaagaaaagaggattaaGGCCGAACTGGAAAGTGATCCTGAGAGGCTTACGGAGGCCCTCAGAAAACTTTCAATGAGCAAACATCTTCCCCTGCTCATGGAAGCTTATGGCGTCCCAAATGAAGCACACGAAGCAAATCAATCTACGAAGTATCTGCAGCCGGTGCTCCTCGACAATCAGATGATAGAGAAGATCGCCGCCAAGTCTCGCTCCATTGGCGCCACCCTCAACTCCTGCTTCATTGCTGCCTTGAACGTGTCCATGATGGAGTTGGCGCGCGAGGGGGGGTTGGAAAGAGACGTTTATAACCTTTCCACAAGACACCCCGTCGATAGCCGCCGACTAATGAAGGGCGTTAAGAGCCTTCCCCTTGGCTTCCACGCCATGCCCATCTCGCAGTACACCTCCACGCCACGTGATGTAAAGAAAGACTTCTGGCAGTACTTGCAGCGCCTGGACACCGAGCTCCGCGAGAAGCTGAGCAAAAACTACATGTGTGAACAGAGGGTGCTGGAGGCGATGCTGAAGGCGCAGGGATTCACGCTCGAGGCTACGTCCAGTCAATCTCCGCCTGTCTATGACTGTGACTACATTTTCTCAAACCTTTACTCTCCGAAGGCCTCTCCACAGCAAGGCGTGGGCAAAAATGTTCAAATAACAATGGAGGGCAACTACATGAGCGTTCAAAGCGAGAAAATTGCTGTGGGACAAGCTTTGTTCTCCTCCCGCGGCAAGGCCCGCCTCCAGGCCGCTTACTCCACAGCGGCCATTACCAGGAGTGTGGCTGAGAGGATTCTTCAGAAAAACGTCGCCATGCTTCATGATATCTCCAGAATGGTGGATTAA
- the LOC127001011 gene encoding alkylglycerol monooxygenase-like, with product MFLIVWDRMFGTFAEEREDEPITYGTVSQVDTFHPLGLQLQPYQKLYQKMQTMKTDGDRLRTLFYGPGWSPGKPRLGAEEDIPDTFGLWQSFANFGIIFSACMSLGAQYDSSY from the exons ATGTTTCTCATCGTCTGGGATCGGATGTTTGGCACATTTGCCGAAGAGCGCGAGGACGAGCCTATCACCTACGGCACTGTGTCTCAGGTGGACACCTTCCATCCACTCGGCCTTCAG CTACAGCCTTATCAGAAACTGTATCAAAAGATGCAGACGATGAAAACTGACGGTGACAGACTGCGCACACTGTTCTACGGACCTGGCTGGTCTCCAGGCAAGCCTCGTCTTGGGGCGGAGGAAGACATCCCTGAC aCATTTGGTCTATGGCAGTCATTTGCAAACTTCGGCATCATTTTCTCTGCATGCATGTCTCTGGGGGCTCAGTACGACTCCAGTTATTAA